The proteins below come from a single Aegilops tauschii subsp. strangulata cultivar AL8/78 chromosome 6, Aet v6.0, whole genome shotgun sequence genomic window:
- the LOC109751417 gene encoding uncharacterized protein gives MGESRGSIAFFACYRPPVPLDIFCCPAPASSRAEERHLTDGVSYNYNCQPIPSAALKTIVKHLDLAPEDVEEAAIDSGRLTGLVFVSERQHHLETLHIGLRFDDGDEVRVFTLGDIYGGDFFSGARLEDSGCIAGGYEVDGHTADHYLVFVSTKEPVQERRSPWNVVYKTNLRTGETERLTPPGTSDLSPSVSPSGKRVAVASFQGKKWDGEVKDLLTSIYVMDLESTYLERERVIENAGWPSWGSETVLFFHKKVGDNWGVFRYDLSTGETLRVTPEAIDAVTPAAIDESRVAVATIRQKSVFTDVRVEAQYRHIEVFDMGLPEEPLQITRCTKPKGDHYNPFVMDGGKYIGYHRCKSDHLEHGDDVPRRFDKLQSHHEDIGLFRVAGAFPAFSKDGSKLAFVDNEFKAVWLADSDGMRVVFETDGPDGVFSPVWNQKKDILYVCMGPSFKANEILEIYAIPHVSTGARERRLLTKGKFNNAFPSTNSDGTKLVFRSTRNGGHKKYKNLYMMDAEIGEDGGEAERITEGDWIDTHCQWSPDRDWIVFSSNRDKPADAPERDHGMDPGYFAVYLMNAIDRSVVRVIRSGYDFSGHVNHPVFSPDGRSIVVTADLAAVSADPMSLPLLLHSQRPYGDIFTVDIDPDDMEKNQDVEEFARVTHSRYENATPDWTVFSTHDPHAQWNLLVMEENYTPSCPYAHHDGGESWHMTGQMCIPKRVC, from the exons ATGGGCGAGAGCAGAGGAAGCATCGCCTTCTTTGCGTGCTAcaggcctccggtgcccctcGACATATTCTGCTGTCCAGCTCCAGCATCATCAAGGGCGGAGGAGCGGCACTTGACGGATGGCGTGTCGTATAACTACAATTGCCAACCCATTCCATCTGCGGCCCTCAAGACGATCGTCAAGCACCTAGATCTGGCTCCTGAAGACGTCGAAGAAGCCGCCATCGATTCGGGCCGTCTCACCGGCCTGGTCTTCGTCTCCGAAAGGCAACACCACCTCGAGACTCTTCATATAGGCCTGCGCTTCGATGATGGCGACGAAGTCAGGGTCTTCACCTTGGGGGACATCTATGGCGGCGACTTCTTCAGTGGTGCCCGTCTGGAGGACAGCGGCTGCATCGCAGGAGGCTACGAGGTGGATGGTCACACAGCTGACCATTACCTCGTCTTCGTGTCCACGAAGGAGCCCGTGCAAGAACGCCGCAGCCCCTGGAATGTCGTCTACAAAACTAATCTCAGAACAGGCGAAACTGAGCGCCTCACCCCACCAG GGACGTCCGATTTAAGCCCCTCGGTGTCACCATCTGGGAAAAGGGTAGCAGTGGCTTCGTTCCAAGGAAAGAAATGGGATGGTGAAGTTAAAGACTTGCTGACAAGCATTTACGTGATGGACCTAGAGAGCACATATCTGGAGCGCGAGCGGGTGATCGAGAACGCTGGCTGGCCATCATGGGGAAGCGAAACAGTACTATTTTTCCATAAAAAGGTTGGGGATAACTGGGGTGTATTTCGGTATGACTTGAGCACCGGTGAGACCCTCCGTGTGACCCCAGAAGCAATCGATGCAGTGACACCAGCAGCCATTGATGAGAGCAGAGTGGCTGTGGCAACCATCCGCCAGAAGTCTGTGTTCACTGACGTCCGTGTTGAAGCGCAGTACCGTCACATCGAGGTTTTTGACATGGGTTTGCCGGAGGAGCCACTTCAAATCACTCGGTGTACCAAGCCAAAAGGCGACCATTACAACCCCTTTGTAATGGATGGCGGCAAGTACATTGGCTACCATCGTTGCAAAAGCGACCATCTCGAG CATGGAGATGATGTCCCGAGGCGGTTCGACAAGCTGCAGTCCCATCATGAAGATATTGGTCTGTTCAGGGTTGCCGGTGCATTCCCGGCATTTTCCAAAGATGGCTCTAAGCTTGCATTCGTCGATAACGAGTTCAAAGCCGTGTGGCTGGCCGATAGTGACGGAATGCGTGTTGTCTTCGAA ACGGATGGTCCTGATGGTGTCTTCTCACCGGTGTGGAACCAAAAGAAGGATATACTTTATGTCTGTATGGGACCGTCTTTCAAAGCGAACGAAATATTGGAGATCTACGCCATCCCTCACGTATCGACTGGTGCACGAGAGCGGCGACTGCTCACGAAGGGAAAATTCAATAATGCATTCCCATCCACCAATTCAGACG GGACAAAACTTGTTTTCCGATCGACAAGAAATGGGGGACACAAAAAGTACAAGAATCTATACATGATGGACGCAGAGATCGGGGAGGACGGTGGTGAAGCGGAACGGATAACAGAGGGTGATTGGATTGACACACACTGCCAGTGGTCGCCAGACAGGGACTGGATCGTGTTCTCATCAAACCGTGACAAGCCCGCGGACGCTCCGGAGCGCGACCATGGTATGGACCCCGGGTACTTTGCTGTTTACCTGATGAACGCAATCGACCGCTCTGTGGTGAGGGTAATCCGGAGCGGGTACGACTTCTCCGGGCACGTGAACCACCCGGTCTTCAGCCCGGACGGGCGGAGCATCGTCGTGACGGCAGATCTTGCCGCGGTGTCTGCTGACCCAATGTCGCTGCCGCTCTTGTTGCATTCGCAGAGGCCCTACGGTGACATCTTCACCGTTGATATCGACCCGGATGACATGGAGAAGAACCAGGACGTGGAGGAGTTTGCCCGAGTCACACATAGCAGGTATGAGAACGCCACTCCTGACTGGACCGTGTTCTCAACTCATGACCCGCATGCGCAGTGGAACCTCCTGGTCATGGAGGAGAACTACACTCCGTCATGCCCGTATGCGCACCATGATGGAGGTGAAAGTTGGCACATGACAGGCCAGATGTGCATCCCCAAAAGGGTTTGTTGA